A DNA window from Capnocytophaga sp. ARDL2 contains the following coding sequences:
- a CDS encoding DNA cytosine methyltransferase — MNLLAPTLVPGHSNFPVHPIEHRSITVREAAVITGFPLKYKFIGSHSKRCEHVGNAVPPPLANAITKECVKYLDNLP; from the coding sequence ATGAATTTACTTGCACCTACCTTAGTACCTGGGCATAGTAATTTTCCAGTACACCCCATAGAGCATCGAAGTATAACAGTGCGCGAAGCAGCTGTTATTACAGGTTTTCCTTTAAAATACAAATTTATTGGAAGCCATTCTAAACGATGTGAACATGTAGGCAATGCAGTGCCTCCTCCACTAGCTAATGCTATCACGAAAGAATGTGTAAAGTATTTAGACAATCTACCCTAA
- a CDS encoding helix-turn-helix transcriptional regulator: MDIRERLKEIRLLKGLSVRATSKAIGSSRQAIMYFERGEKNPTFKFAQNYANKFGYDILLVPKKLTPEIEGKINDFESK; this comes from the coding sequence ATGGATATAAGAGAAAGATTGAAAGAAATACGATTGCTGAAAGGATTAAGCGTTAGAGCCACATCTAAAGCAATAGGAAGTAGTCGTCAAGCGATTATGTATTTTGAACGAGGCGAAAAAAATCCTACGTTCAAATTTGCACAAAATTACGCAAACAAATTTGGGTATGATATTCTGTTAGTACCAAAAAAACTAACCCCTGAAATCGAGGGTAAAATTAACGACTTTGAGAGTAAATAA